The genomic window CCGTCGAGGGTGACACTCCGGCCAGCCTCGCCACGTCCGCACGCGTCACCGCCATCTCGTCACCCCCATCGCTTGTGAGCCAGCCGCGTCAGCCGGCGTCCTCGAGCGCGAGCCACTGCGCGGAGCAGGGCTCGAGGCGCAGCCGATCGACCCGCCCACCGGTGGAGCCGTCGGTGGAACGCGCCAGCACGGTTCCGGCGGAGCCGATCTCGGCAGGTGCGTCCCCGAAGTTGAGGGCGAGGAGCGTCGTGCCGTTGCGCACGGCGAGGACGCCCTCAGGCGTGCCGTCGAGGACCTCGGCCGAGCCGCGCCCGAGGGAGCGCTCGCGCCGGAGGGAGAGGGCCCGCCGGTACATCGACAGCGTCGAGTCAGGGTCGCCGTTCTGAACCGTCGGAGCGAGAACCGCCCACTCGGCGGGCTGCGGCAACCAGGTGCGCCCGCTAGGGCCGAAGCCGAGGCTGGGCCCCTCGGCCGTCCACGGCAGGGGCACGCGGCAGCCGTCGCGCCCGCGAACCTTGTGGCCGGTGCGCAGCCACGTGGGGTCCTGACGGGCGTCGTCAGCCATGGTGGTGTGCTCGGGCAGGCCGAGCTCCTCCCCCTGGTAGAGGTAGGCGCCGCCGGGCAGGCCGAGCATGAAGAGGGTCGCCGCGCGGGCGCGGCGCAGGCCGAGCTCACGGTCCGGCTGCGGGTCGCTCGGGCCGATGCCGGCGTCGGTCGGGGTGCCGGGTGCGTAGCCGAAGCGGGAGGCGTGCCGGACGACGTCGTGGTTGGACAGGACCCAGGTCGTCGGGGCTCCGACGGCGTCGTTCTCCGCGATCGAGGTCTCAATGACTCGACGGACGGCGCCGGCGTCCCACGGCGCCTTGAGGTAGTCGAAGCTGAAGGCCTGGCTCATCTCGTCCTCGCGGACGTAGAGAGCGCGGTGCGAGGGCGGGTCCACCCACGCCTCGGCGACGAGGAGGACCTCCGGGCGGATGCCGTTGAGGACGCGGCGCCACTCGCGGTAGACGTCGTGGACACCGGGCTGGTCGAAGGCGGGCCCGGAGTCCGGGGGCTTCGGACCGTGGTCGTGCGCCCCGCCGGATCCCTGCTCGGTCGCGGGCTCCACGACCCCCCAGCGGTCCGGGCCGACGGCGTCATCGGGCAGGCCGGGCGCCTTGACGAGGCCGTGGGCGACGTCGACGCGGAATCCGTCGACGCCGTGGTCGACGGCCCAGAAACGCAGGAACTCGCGGAACATCGCGTGGACGTCCTCGTTGTCCCAGTTCAGGTCGGGCTGCTCCGGGGCGAAGAGGTGCAGGTACCACCAGCCCCGGTCCTCCTCACGACCCGTGAGAGGCTCGACGGGAGCCCAGGCGGGGCCCCCGAACAGGCTGCCCCAGTTGTTCGGGGCGACGTCCTCGCTGAAGCGGAACATGTAGCGGTCGCGCTCCGGTGACTCGGGTCCGGCCGCAAGAGCCTCCTCGAACCACGCGTGCCGGTCCGAGGTGTGATTCGGAACGAGGTCGACCACCACGCGCAGGCCGAGCTCGTGGGCGCGGGCGGTGAGGGCGTCGAAGTCGGCGAGCGTGCCGAGCTCCGGCTCGACGTCGAAGTAGTCGGAGACGTCATACCCGGCGTCGACCTGCGGCGAGGGGTAGAAGGGCGAGAGCCAGACGGCGTCGACGCCGAGGGACGCGAGGTGGTCCAGGTGCGAGGTGATGCCGGGGAGGTCGCCCACGCCGTCGCCGTCGGAGTCGGCGAAGGAGCGCGGGTAGACCTGGTAGATGACGGCGTCGCGCCACCAGGCACCGGTGTCGTGGCGCTGGACGGCGGTGGTCGGAGTACTCATGGACGGTGACTTCCTTGTCACGGGTGGATGGGCTGGTGACGGGTGACGGCGGTGGGCGCCCGGCGTCCGGGCGCGGTCGGTTGCGCCGTGGGGGCGGGACCCCTCGTGGAGTCCCGCCCCCACGGACGCGGTGCCGGGGCTGAGGTCAGCGAATCACTGCTTGACGCCACCGGCAGCGAGGCCGGCGACGATGCGCCGCTGGAAGAGCAGCACCATGAGGACGAGCGGCAGCGTCATGATGACGCCGGCAGCCATCTGCGAGCCGAAGGGCGTGTTGAACTGGGAGGCGCCCGTGAACTTCGACAGCAGCACGGTGGCCGGCTGCATCGACGGGTCGTTG from Actinomyces radicidentis includes these protein-coding regions:
- a CDS encoding glycoside hydrolase family 13 protein; the encoded protein is MSTPTTAVQRHDTGAWWRDAVIYQVYPRSFADSDGDGVGDLPGITSHLDHLASLGVDAVWLSPFYPSPQVDAGYDVSDYFDVEPELGTLADFDALTARAHELGLRVVVDLVPNHTSDRHAWFEEALAAGPESPERDRYMFRFSEDVAPNNWGSLFGGPAWAPVEPLTGREEDRGWWYLHLFAPEQPDLNWDNEDVHAMFREFLRFWAVDHGVDGFRVDVAHGLVKAPGLPDDAVGPDRWGVVEPATEQGSGGAHDHGPKPPDSGPAFDQPGVHDVYREWRRVLNGIRPEVLLVAEAWVDPPSHRALYVREDEMSQAFSFDYLKAPWDAGAVRRVIETSIAENDAVGAPTTWVLSNHDVVRHASRFGYAPGTPTDAGIGPSDPQPDRELGLRRARAATLFMLGLPGGAYLYQGEELGLPEHTTMADDARQDPTWLRTGHKVRGRDGCRVPLPWTAEGPSLGFGPSGRTWLPQPAEWAVLAPTVQNGDPDSTLSMYRRALSLRRERSLGRGSAEVLDGTPEGVLAVRNGTTLLALNFGDAPAEIGSAGTVLARSTDGSTGGRVDRLRLEPCSAQWLALEDAG